One genomic region from Sulfurimonas sp. encodes:
- the secG gene encoding preprotein translocase subunit SecG, which translates to MTTSFLLIVQIILVVILVIAVLLQKSSSIGLGAYSGSNESVFGAKGPTAFLAKATFLIGFLFVSNTIALGYLYSSGAQASVVDGIVETTKVVAPVATTPVAAPVAIPVAKEATQTTNTTK; encoded by the coding sequence ATGACAACTAGTTTTTTACTTATTGTTCAGATAATTTTAGTCGTAATACTAGTAATAGCTGTACTTTTACAAAAAAGCTCAAGCATAGGTCTTGGCGCATATAGTGGCTCAAACGAGTCTGTTTTTGGTGCTAAAGGACCAACTGCTTTTTTAGCTAAGGCTACATTTCTTATAGGGTTTTTATTTGTTTCAAATACTATTGCTCTTGGTTACCTTTACTCAAGTGGTGCTCAAGCATCTGTAGTAGATGGCATCGTTGAAACAACAAAAGTTGTTGCTCCCGTTGCTACTACTCCTGTCGCAGCACCAGTTGCTATTCCCGTTGCAAAAGAGGCAACTCAAACAACCAACACAACAAAATAG